From a single Calothrix sp. NIES-2098 genomic region:
- a CDS encoding peptidase M16 domain-containing protein: MQVHKLVTLLSSLGFKLNLEFDSEWFMKLRSYMLIGLLLSLLLSTVPFSGNFTYAATPTAVAPVSGRSLSQGVQKTVLDNGLTVLTKEIHTAPVVSVQVWYKVGSRNEGKGESGISHQLEHLLFKGTKDRPVQFGRLFSALGSQFNAFTSYDETVYFGTVRRDKLEALLTLEADRMENSLVGPEQLTSEKRVVISELQGYENSPSYRLDRAVMQAAFPNRAYGLPVGGTKADVEKFTVEQVRNYYQTYYSPENTTLVITGDFATEPTLKAVKATFGKVKPRSKKDARTQQPKVAGNSAASSKAPIVLKEPGSAALLQAVYPLPDINHPDVPAIDVMDMILTGGRSSRLYQALVESGLASSVSGSAAELLEPGWYELNATAAPGKELTKISQVLQQSLLKLQQQPVTKEELDRAKTQLQANFVLSNQDITSQAQQLGYNQTITGDYHFVEKYLAAIAKVTPQDVQRVAKTYLNSAKQTIGFFEPTQPDGKQAAASGGSGRTVENFSPGKPVDPAELAKYLPPATSATSSSQQALPEQFTLANGLRVLLLPDHSVPIVNLSGQIDAGTVFDGNQKAGLANLTANNLMNGTKTRNALTLAKTLEDRGASLDFGAGREGVSISGQGLSVDLPILVQSLADVAQNATFPADQLELTRQRALTSLKLQLDDPETLGRRAFQQAIYPENHPFHSFPSVESLNSITRDDVLRFYQEHYRPDTTTIALVGDFEPAKVKTLLNQTFGKWQVQGKPPTLNLPNVALPQSLKRLNKVIPGKAEAVTYLGYNGISRRDPRFYAAMVLNQILGGDTLSSRLGTEVRDRQGLTYGIYSAFAAGINPGPFLIQMQTDPQDAEKAIASTLALLKQIREQGVTEAELNNAKRSISNSYPVDLANPSAVANIILGNAVYGLSPREIRDYPQQIESVNMTQVQDVIKDLIKPENVVIVTAGSEVTARQGS, from the coding sequence TTGCAAGTCCATAAATTAGTAACTCTGCTGTCTTCTCTAGGTTTTAAGTTAAATTTAGAATTTGATTCTGAATGGTTTATGAAGCTACGCTCATATATGCTTATAGGGTTATTACTCAGTCTGCTTCTTAGTACTGTACCCTTCTCTGGCAATTTCACTTATGCGGCAACACCAACAGCAGTAGCACCTGTATCTGGGCGATCGCTCTCCCAAGGGGTGCAAAAAACGGTGTTAGATAATGGCTTAACGGTACTGACCAAGGAAATACACACTGCTCCTGTAGTCAGCGTGCAGGTATGGTATAAAGTAGGCTCTCGTAATGAAGGTAAAGGGGAGAGTGGCATCTCTCACCAATTAGAGCATTTGTTATTTAAAGGGACTAAAGACCGTCCGGTGCAGTTTGGGCGTTTATTTAGTGCTTTAGGCAGTCAGTTTAATGCTTTTACTAGCTACGATGAAACGGTCTATTTTGGCACAGTGCGGCGAGACAAATTAGAAGCACTGTTGACTCTCGAAGCCGATCGCATGGAAAATTCCTTAGTTGGGCCTGAGCAACTAACCAGTGAAAAACGAGTAGTCATATCCGAGTTGCAAGGGTATGAAAATTCACCAAGCTATCGTCTTGACAGGGCAGTCATGCAAGCTGCTTTTCCCAACCGTGCTTATGGCTTACCTGTGGGTGGGACAAAAGCCGATGTGGAAAAATTCACGGTGGAGCAGGTGCGTAATTATTACCAAACCTACTACAGCCCTGAAAATACTACATTGGTAATTACAGGCGATTTTGCTACAGAACCTACACTCAAAGCGGTTAAAGCAACTTTTGGCAAGGTGAAGCCAAGATCCAAAAAAGACGCGAGAACGCAGCAACCTAAGGTAGCAGGAAATTCTGCTGCTAGTTCCAAAGCGCCCATTGTTTTGAAGGAACCCGGAAGTGCAGCACTGCTGCAAGCGGTGTATCCTCTGCCAGACATTAACCATCCCGATGTGCCAGCAATTGATGTGATGGATATGATTCTGACAGGCGGACGTAGTTCTAGGCTTTATCAAGCTTTGGTAGAATCTGGACTGGCTAGCTCGGTAAGTGGTAGCGCCGCAGAACTGCTAGAACCGGGTTGGTATGAACTTAATGCTACGGCAGCACCAGGTAAAGAGTTAACAAAAATTTCCCAAGTACTGCAACAATCTTTGTTGAAATTACAACAGCAGCCAGTTACTAAGGAAGAATTAGATCGCGCCAAGACGCAACTGCAAGCTAATTTTGTCTTGAGTAACCAAGATATCACCAGTCAAGCGCAACAACTGGGATATAACCAAACCATTACTGGAGATTACCATTTTGTGGAGAAATATCTAGCGGCGATCGCCAAAGTAACTCCACAAGATGTACAACGAGTAGCGAAAACTTACCTCAACTCTGCTAAACAAACCATCGGTTTCTTTGAACCAACTCAACCAGATGGCAAACAAGCAGCTGCTAGTGGTGGTTCCGGTCGCACTGTAGAGAATTTTAGCCCCGGTAAACCTGTAGATCCAGCAGAATTGGCTAAATATTTACCTCCTGCTACCTCTGCTACCAGTTCGAGTCAGCAAGCTCTACCAGAGCAGTTTACGCTCGCAAATGGGTTGCGGGTGCTGCTGTTACCTGACCACAGCGTTCCGATTGTTAACCTTAGCGGACAAATTGATGCGGGTACTGTGTTTGATGGCAATCAAAAAGCTGGGCTAGCGAATTTAACTGCTAACAACTTAATGAATGGTACGAAAACTCGAAATGCTTTGACTTTAGCAAAAACTTTAGAAGACAGGGGTGCTAGTCTTGATTTTGGTGCTGGTCGTGAAGGAGTTAGTATTAGCGGTCAAGGACTATCAGTTGATTTGCCAATCTTAGTTCAAAGTCTGGCAGATGTAGCACAAAATGCCACTTTCCCAGCCGACCAATTAGAACTGACTCGTCAAAGGGCATTGACCAGTTTAAAATTACAACTTGATGACCCTGAAACTTTGGGAAGACGGGCATTCCAGCAGGCAATTTACCCAGAAAATCATCCTTTCCACAGCTTTCCTTCAGTCGAAAGCTTAAATAGTATTACTCGCGATGATGTACTGCGCTTCTACCAAGAACACTACCGCCCGGATACTACAACGATCGCTCTAGTTGGAGATTTTGAGCCAGCTAAAGTCAAAACTTTGCTAAATCAGACTTTTGGCAAATGGCAAGTCCAAGGTAAGCCACCGACGCTCAACTTACCTAACGTAGCGTTACCCCAAAGCTTGAAACGCCTGAACAAGGTAATTCCCGGCAAGGCAGAGGCTGTTACCTACCTCGGTTATAATGGCATCTCGCGCAGAGATCCGCGCTTCTATGCAGCTATGGTGCTGAATCAGATTTTGGGTGGTGATACCTTGTCTAGTCGCTTAGGTACAGAAGTCCGCGATCGCCAAGGTTTAACTTACGGTATTTACAGTGCCTTTGCTGCGGGAATCAATCCCGGGCCTTTCTTGATTCAGATGCAGACAGATCCGCAAGATGCAGAAAAAGCGATCGCCAGCACCCTGGCTTTACTCAAACAAATCCGCGAGCAAGGAGTGACTGAGGCAGAATTGAACAATGCAAAACGTTCAATTTCCAACAGCTACCCCGTAGATTTAGCTAATCCCAGCGCTGTAGCAAACATTATTTTGGGTAATGCTGTCTACGGTCTTTCACCGAGAGAAATCCGAGACTATCCTCAACAAATTGAGTCTGTAAATATGACCCAAGTACAAGACGTTATCAAGGATTTAATTAAGCCGGAGAATGTAGTAATTGTTACTGCTGGCTCTGAAGTGACTGCACGCCAAGGCAGCTAA